TCGAAAAGATGATCTCGGTTTCGGGATCCTATGGTTCGGATAGAAGGGCGATTCCGGAGCTGATCGATCTCTATCTAAAAGGAAAGATCAACCTTACCCATTCCATCACTTCCCATCATTCATTAGAAGATTTGAATGAATGTTTGGAAGCCTTGGACGAAAGAAAAGGAAATCCGATTCGGTTTATCATTCAACCGAGTTGAAAGTTTTTTGGATTTCGCGTAATCGAATTCGTATTAAAAAAGATGAGAATTGTTCCGGCTCGGATCCATTCTTGAAATTAGAAAATAGAATTTCAAAAATGGATCGCGTTTCGTTTAAAAAGCGTTAGGCGGCGACCTTTCCGATTTCGATCGCTTCCTGAACCGGAATGAGCTTTCCGGTTTTTACGTCGTAAACAGATGAAAACACTTCGGATTCCCAGATTATAGTTCTTACTAATCCAGACATCGTTTCAATCTTCTGAATTCTAAGTTTAATATAGCAGATTATTGATCTACTATAACAAAATTAAGTTAATTAAAAAGGAGAGGCAGGTAAGAATTTTACGATATTCCTATTGGTTTTGGGAACCGGAACGCTTTCTGAACTCGATGTCTTCTGGAAAAGTAGGAACTCCTTCTTTTCTTGGGAACAAGGTGGAATTCTTAATTGTAGCGATCGTTATAAAAATCTTGCATTTTAAAAATCAGGATTTAGGTTGGGGAGAATTCCTCTGCAATATATATCGTTTGTTATTTAAAGGTGATCCTGTGAAAACTCAGATTCGTAAACTCATACTTCCCGCTTCGGTTCTTTTTTCGATTCTTCTCGTATTACCCGTATTAGGCGCTTTCTCTCTTAAGGATATTCCGCATTCGATCGGGCCGGACGGAAGGGAACTTTCCAAACAGTTTCTTGGGTTTTTGAGGGGAGTCGCCAAAAAGGTTCAATACGACGGAAGAGCATTAGAATTTCATAATTATATAGAGGCTTCCTTAGAGAAGTTTGAATTAAAAAAACTCTACAACTCTGAGTTTCTTCAGAAAGACGAGGACGGAACTCACTGGGTAAGTTATAAGGGAAAGTTCTCACCGGAAGGTTATAAGATCAGTCTTGAAGACAAGAGGATGAAGACGATCGCAGTTTCTTCTTTTGGAGATTTCAGCGCGGAATTCGATTTGAGACACAATCCGAAACCACTCTACAGCGGAACTTCCTATTCTGGAAATTTAGATCTTACGACTCATCTCGGGCCCTTCACTCACAAACACGCCGTGATGGCGATGGAATCCTCTCTCAAATTTTTGGATCCTCAGAATATAAAACAAATCGACGCACCGACTACCCTAATATTCAAAAAAGTGAATCATCCGGAAGCTAGAAAAGTGTTAAACGACTTATCTAAGTCCTTTCCGGATCTTGCAAAATTCTTAAACTACTATTTCGGTTTAGAATCTCTTTTGGTTTTGAGCGAGGAGAAGGCGAGTAACGGAGAAGGTTTTGTTACAAAGTTCAATTTTAAAGGTTCCATTTCCAGAAATCTTTCGGACGACTACGAAGAGTTAGGCGATTACCTGGATTCTATTAAATATCTTGGATGGGTCAATATCAAATTGGAGAATCCAAAAGGTAAAACCCTGGCTGAAATTCGACTTAACTCCAAAACTCCGGATATCTCCTTTAAATTTATCACCAAACACGGAAAAATTCTTCCTTACGATTCCAAAGGAAATCAATTTCCGGAAGATTCCTTTTCAATCGTTTCTCTCAATCATTTTCCATTTCAAGTTCGGGTTTCTCTCGAAGCAAATCTCTACGGACTTTTGTTGGAGAATCCGGAGATTTTTCTTTCCGGTCTTTTTGTAAATCATCCCGATAACGCTTCCCTTTCCTTTAAGATCACAAAGATCGAAAAGTTCGACGTCTCCGGCGGTTTTTCCTACGTCATTCCTACTTGGGCGATCAATTTGGTCATTCCCGGTAATTTAGAATCGATCATTCACGAGTTTACCGAAACCCTCGTCCACGCAAACGGCGATAAGGGAACCAAAGTTGCCCTTTCTTGGAACCGAGATTCTGGAAAAACTCTGATGAAAACTCATATAGAATCGGAATTTTTGGATAATTTTTTTATTCGTTTCGGCCTCAAGATCTGGAATCACAAGGTTCTTCCCTCCGAGGAAGCAAGAGACGATATTAGAAAAGTTTTTATCCGTATGGTGGATTTAATTATCAAAGATATTTAATATTCTTTTCGATAAAACGTATGTTTACGATGCGGCAGGGATCGATGCGTAGTCAAGTTATTGAATGTTCGACGAGCGCCTGTTTACTAAGAGATACACAATAACTTGACTCGAGCGGAGAGCCCGTCCGCCGCCCAAATTCATATTCCAAATTTCTAAAGCCGGTTTAAAAAGTTCCATTTTTTGCGGAGTTTTTACTTTTTTTCTTCAACGTTTTGACCGTGTTGCACCCGAAAGCGCATATCAGACATTAAACCCCCTTTTAAGGAACAATAGAATGATGGAAATAAATAAAGTATCGAGCTCGAATAGATCTAAAGGAGAATCCCCTTCTTCGTCCGGATTTTTTAGATTTTCTAAAAGTATAATATTAGGTATTTTGATTTTATCGATTGCGGTTTCTTGTAAACCGAAACAATCCGAAGAGGAAAAGTCCGATGCTCTCTTTCTGAATTTAATTATGGCGAGTGTTCTTTTGAATCCGTGTAATACCGGAGTTCGTTTTAGCACGAATCCGACGAATATCACGGTTGCAGCCGGTCAGAGTCTAACCGTTTGCGGCGATCAAAACGCAACTCCGACTCTTACTTTCGCACAAGCAGGTTCTTATAAACTGACTGCAATCAGTGGAACTCAAACGCATAGCTCGAGTAAGTGTAATTCGATTTATTCCGATTTTTCGATTACAGTGAAAGATCCGAATAACACTTTGATTCTAACCAGTTCTACGACGGCTGTAACTTTGGATATCACTGCGGCGGCTAACAGTCAATATACGCTCACGGTCAATGGAATGTCCACTTCTTCCCCTTATACTTGTCAAGGTTTGAGAGCCTCCCTTTCGACCAGCCCGGCGCTTTTGACGATCACTCGCCTTTGAAATTCCGATTTTAAATTCGGAAGAATGAATCCGCGCCGATCTTTTTGAGACCGCGCGGATTTTTATTTTAGAGACCTGTGATCGTTCCGCAAGTCGTGAGTAAATCTTTTGCGTTCCCATAGGACTGATCGGAAGTCGCTACGCCCAGGGCCAGATTGATTTTGCTCTTGTTAAAATTCGAGTTCACACAACTTCCACCGCTATTGGAACACTTCGCGTTTCCGGGTTTGGTTCCGGATGCGAGCGTCGTCAACCAGGTTACGAAGTTGGTTCCTCCGGCATTGACTCCGTACATATCTTCCGAGGTCGTGATCGTATGAACGTCTCCCGGCGCGATGTAGTAGGAATAATTCGTCGCTCCTCCGGAGATTCCATTCATAGAAGTTACGGCTTGTTGCGACCATCCGCAAGTAGCTCCGTCCGTTGACGCAGGAGTTCCGTCGGGAACGGTGCTTCCATCGGTATCTCCGAATAACGCGGAGTAGGTTTTGGACGAGTCATAAGGATCGGTCGCCTTCGCGTCCGAATACGTAGGAGCGGCGTTGATGATGTTCATAACTTTGTAGAAGAATCTTTGATTCCCGTCAAAGAGAGCCGCATACTGTCCCGTCTTGTCTGTGGAGTAAAACGTCGAAACCTTTGTGAAAAAATCCTGTATGGATGCTCCACCACCAGTTAGATAGTTGCCTGCAATTCCAGTCACCCAGGTAGGAAGATTCGGATCCGCTCCCCATTGTGTACTTAAATTTGTAAAGAATCCAGCAGGAACGATTCCGTTAGATGCATCGGAAAGCATATTCACTTTTACGGATGCATTGAGTCCTCGAACCGTTTCTCTTACGATTGGATAATTCAACAGAGCTCCGTATCCTCCCGCGCTCTGTCCGGTAACAAATACGTTTTCCACTCCTGAATATTCCGTCTGAATGAATTTTAACGTAGCGAGGACGTTGTCATATCCGCGGTGTTTGATTACGGCCGCGGCTCCGGTATTTGGATTTGTATAAGTCATATCCTTAGAACCGATATGTAAATCTCCGGAACAATAGGGAATGAATACTACGTCGTAATCTTTGAAAGGATTGGATGGATTTCCCGCGTTCATCACACCTTGGAAAGCGATTTTGACAAACTGATCCGGCACCACATTGAGTGCGTTAAAGTAAGTCGTAGTGTTGGTCCCGAAACAGTTGTATCCGCTCCAACAAGCTCCTCCTCCCATAAAATTGATCAGAAGTTTTTTATTGGAGGTGGCTACTTTTTTTCTATATAAGGAGAATGTTGTATTCCCTTCGATTCCTGTACAGGAAGGATTGAATGCCCGATTTGTATAACCCGCACCGGCGACACTTATCGTCCCGGAAGTAGGAGTGATCTTTTCGTAAGGTGTGTATAGAAAATTCGCTACGACCAATCCTAATATTTTTTCATCTTCATTCTCGTCGTTTTTCTTGCATGCACCGGAAGTGAAAACAAGACAAAATGCCATGGCCCATAGAATCTTTTTATTCATCTCTTGAACTCCTCATCTATCACTCGTTTTTATATTTTTGAACTGGCCAATTATAAAGCGTGCTGGAATGAAAGTCAACCGATACCGCAAAAAACGAAAGAAGAGATCGTAAGTTCTTTCTTTGTAGTTTATGGAAACGGATCTTTTTGAATTCGAAATCAGTTTAGATGCGAGGATTTTTTATCTCAAAGAGAAGAAGCTCCGGATTTGATTCCTTCTTAAAATGATAAAAACGGTGAATTTGTTTTATAAATAAAAACTCGAAGTAGAATGAATTCCCGGCTTGTAAGGACGAAACATTTTGGAATGATTCGGATCCATGTAAGAATGATCCGTGGATCTCTTCGAAAAGTAGGAACTCCTTCTTTTCAAAACCTCAGAAGGACTGCAATCTTCAAAATTCGGATTCGAATTTCGCTTTTCCTTTCGACTTAAGAAGTAGGAACTCCCAAAAGTTCAGATTCTCTTTCTCAAAAAAGAGACAGTCTGTCTCTTCTACTCAACGATTTTAGAAGGAAAATGGATCGGATTTTATTTGAGAATCCTTTCCTCTGTAGGAACCTGGACAAATCCGGCAGTTGTCGGAACTTTTTAAGGAATAGGAGACCTATTGGAACCATTAGAGGATTTATCCGGAATCGATGATAACCTGATCGTCCCGTTGGATTCGATCTTACCGCCGGAGCTATTTTTGATTCCTATCAAATCGCGCCCCGTCTTCCCGGGAATCATCACGCCTCTGATCGTACCCAGCGGCAAATTTGCAAAAGCGGTGGAAGAATCTCTGAAAGGGAATTCTTTTCTCGGACTTGTTCTCCTCAAAGACGAAGAGAACGAAAAGGAAACTTCGGAAAACATCTATCAATTCGGGGTCGTCGCAAAGATATTAAAAAAAGTGCATCTACCCGACGGTGCAGTCAACATTCTTATCAATACCGTACGTCGTTTTAAAATCAATTCTTACATGAGCAACGATCCGCTCGTCGCCAAGGTGATGTATCCCGAAGAAGAACCGGGTGCGCCGAAAAATACGATCAAGGCGATGATGAGAACCTTGCTCGTTATGACCCGGGAGCTCGCTCAGAACAATCCTCTTTTTACGGAAGAGATGAAACTTACGATGCTCAACGTAAACGAGCCGGGAAAGATGGCGGACTTTGTCTGTTCCATTCTCAACCTCGAAAAAGAAGAATACCAATCCGTCATCGAATCCAACGTCTTGAAGGAGAGAATTGAAAAGGTTCTTCTTTTCTTAAAAAAAGAAATCGAACTCGTTTCGATTCAAAGAGAGATCTCGGATCAGATTCAGGATAAGATCGATAAACAACAGAGACAATTTTTCTTAAGAGAACAACTCAAAGCGATTCAGAATGAACTCGGAATCAAAGACGATAAGTTTGAAAAGAAATACGAAAAATTTTTAGAACGTCTCAAAACGATCAACGCGGATCCGGAAGTCATCGAAGAAGTCACGAGAGAACTCGATAAATTCTCCTACGCAGACCCGAATACGGGCGATTACAACGTTATACGAAATTACTTGGACATCTTAGAATCCCTTCCTTGGGAATCCGCTCCTTCCCGAGAGATCGATCTCGACAAAGCCAAACGCACGCTGGACCGAGATCACTACAAACTCGAAGACGTAAAAGACAGGATCTTAGAATTTCTTGCGGTCAAAAAATTAAAGGCCGACGAAAAAGGCACAATTCTTCTTCTCGTGGGGCCACCCGGCGTCGGTAAAACATCCATAGCAAAATCGATCGCCGAGGCTATGGGAAGAAAGTTCTTTCGTTTTTCCGTCGGCGGTATGAGGGACGAAGCCGAGATCAAAGGACACAGAAGAACTTATATCGGTTCCATGCCTGGAAAGATCATTTCCGCACTTCGCATAACAAAAGAAAAAGACTGCGTGATCCTTTTGGACGAGATCGACAAACTCGCGGTCGGAATCCAAGGAGATCCGGCTTCCGCGCTCTTGGAAGTTCTGGATCCGGAACAGAATAAGAATTTTAGGGATCATTATCTTGATCTTCCATTCGATATTTCGAATGTGTTTTTTATCGCGACCGCGAATACGTTGGATTCCATTTCCAGAATTCTTTTGGATAGAATGGAGATTATCAATCTTTCCGGTTATATCACGGATGAAAAGGTGCAGATTTTTCAGAAGTATCTCTGGAAAAAAGTCCTGACCAAAAACGGAGTGGCGCCCTACGGAATCGATTTTGAAAAAAAGGCGATCGTCGCTTTGATCGATTCTTATTCTCGAGAGTCCGGAGTTCGCGGTCTGGAAAAAGTAACCGATAAACTTGTACGCAAGATCGCGATGAGAATCGTCAAAAAAGAACCTTTTCCAAAAGTCATTCACGAAAAGGATCTCGAAACATTCTTAGGAGTTCCTAAGTTTACGGACGAAAGAATGGTAAAGGCCCTCGTTCCCGGAACGGCTCTCGGGCTTGCTTGGACTTCGGTCGGAGGAGCCACTCTTTTGATCGAAGCGCTTTTTGTAAAAGGTAAGGGCGGGATTCTTCTTACGGGAATGATCGGAAAGACGATGGAAGAATCTTCGAGCATCGCTTTGAGCTATATTAAGAATTTCTTAAATAGAGACGACTTGTTTGCGGATAGGTTGGTCCACTTGCACGTTCCCGACGGAGCTACTCCGAAGGACGGGCCTTCCGCCGGAATTACGATGGCTACCGCAATTCTTTCTCTCGCCTTGGGAATCCGAGTTAAGCCGGGTTTTGGAATGACCGGAGAAATCACTCTTACGGGCGAAGTCCTCGCGATCGGCGGGCTTCGGGAAAAGATCGTCGCGGCTAAAAGAGTGGGAGTCCACAAAATCATCTATCCAAAAGATAATCTCCAACACTTGGAAGAAATTCCTGATTACGTAAAAAAAGGAATGTCCTTTTTTCCGGTAAGTCGATTTGAAGAAGTCGCCAAACTGATGTTCGACGAAAAGGTTCTCCTAAAAGCGAATCCTTTGCTCGAAAATGCGTTAAAGGCGAAAGCCGAGCCGATAGGTAAGGCCGCGAAAAAGAAAAAGACGGCCGTTAAAAAATCTTCTCCCTCCAAAAAGAAGACGGGCGCTCGAAAAAAGAAGAAGTAGTATTTTAGAATATTCTTAAATATGAATTTTAAAAAAAAGCAGGAGGCCTAATGGGCGTTCCATTTATTGACATCAAGAGGTTTGAACCGGGACTACTGGAAGAATGGGAAGAAAAAGTAAAAGTCCTCAGTAAGAATGCGAGTTTTATCGGAGGCGAAGAAGTTTCTCTTTTAGAAAAAAATCTTGCGACTTACGCGCAGACAAAATATTCCATCGCCTGTGCAAACGGAACCGACGCGCTCCAATTGGCTTTGAGAGCCTTGGGAGTGGGAAAAGGCGACGCGGTTCTGCTTCCGGATTCCACATTCTGGGCGACCTTTGAAGCGGTAGTAAACGTCGGAGCAGATCCTTATACAGTGGATACAAATCCGGATGATCTTCAGATGGATTTTGCGGAATTCGAAAAAGCAGTCGAAAAAGTAAAACCTAAGGCGGCCATGATCGTTCACCTCTACGGTTGGGGTTCTTCTAAAATCGAAGACTTTCGCAAACTCTGTAAGTCCAAAGGAATTCCTCTCTTGGAAGACGGAGCTCAGTGTTTCGGAGTCAAATACAAAGGTGAATCTCTTTATAAGGACGCAGTGATCAGCACCACTTCTTTTTATCCTGCGAAGGTGTTAGGCGGCGCGGGAGACGGCGGCGCGGTTTTTACAAACGACGAAGAACTTGCAAATAAAGTAAGAATGCTTTCCAATCACGGAAGAATTTCTCATTACGCATACGGCGACGTTGGTTGGAACTCGAGATTGGATACTCTGCAAGCCGCGTTCTTAAATATCAATCTTAAACATCTGGAAGCAAGAATCAAATCTCGCAGAGTAGCAGCGCAAAAATATTATGAAATACTCCCAAGCCTTGGGATTCAAGTGATTCATCCGCCTAAGGACTACGAAGAAAACGGCTATTGTAACGTCACTCTCTCCACTCCGGAAGAAAGACCGAACATCCAAGAAGTCCTCAAGGAAAAAGGAATCGGTTTTGGTAATATCTATCCGGGAGCGATGAGTGATCAACCCGGCGCGAAACCTTATATCAAAGGTAAGTTCGGGGAAAAACACTTAACAGGAAGAATATGCGCCTCCGTTCTAAACTATCCGCTTTTTCCTTATATGAAAGAGGAAGAACTGGAAGAAGTTTTTGCGGCGATCCGAGAATTCAATTCTCGAAAAAAATAAATCTCCATACCTTAAGGAGCGGACTTTTCCGCTCCTTATATCTTTTAAAAAAACACTTGTCTTCAAAACGCGCTTTCTTACAATTCCTGCATCCTAAAAAGTAAGACAGGGATTAACTGGAATGCAACGGATTTTTCTTGTCCTTCCTTGCAAAAGGTCTAATATGAAATAGGGGATCTGACAATGAATATAGATATAGGAATTACTGAAAAAAATCGAGATACGATCAACACAGGGTTGCAAAAACTTTTAGCCGATACTTACATTCTTTATTTTAAAACACACAGTTATCACTGGAATGTGACCGGCCCGCAATTCAACACGCTTCATCTCATGTTTCAAACACAGTACAACGAACTTTGGCTTTCTATCGATTTGATAGCCGAGAGGATTCGCTCTTTGGGATTTTTCGCGCCTAGTTCTTCCCATCAACTTGGAAAGCTGACTTCGATTCACGAGGAGGGAGGAGTTCCGAATGCGGAGGATATGATCCGTCATCTTGTGGCCGGACACGAGACCGTGATTAGAACCGCGAGAGCGCTTTTACCCGCGGCGGACGAAGGAGGAGACGAAGTGACTCTGGACCTTCTTACACAAAGATTGGAAGTACACGAAAAAACCGCGTGGATGTTGAGGAGTATGTTGGAAGTCAGAAATCCTTGATTTCCGTTTAAACCGACATCGTAAAAGGGCGTGTTCGTTTGAGCGGACGCGCCCTTTCTTTATAAGTAACTCTTTTTACTTTTTTAAAATATTCTAAACTTAGAATTCGGGTTTAGAGTAATATTTTCATCTTTAGTAAAGTCTTATCCTTTTCAGAAGAGTGAGATGTATTTGATAAACGAAGTCCTACGTTTAATTTTATATTTCTTTAGTAATAATTTCTTGAAAAAGATATAAAGCTCGGTTCCACTCTTCTCCTCCAAGGAATAGAAACCGTGATACAGAAAATCTACAATCTTTCCCTTCTTAAAAAACTTACTTTGGTGATTCTTCCCACCCTTGTTCCTCTTCTTTTGTCTAGTTTTTTCTTTTTAAAAGAATTTTCGGATAAGAGCGAGTTTACGCGCAGAGAAGTCGGCGGGATTGATTTTTTCTTTGGAGCCATCGAGCTCTATTCCAGGCTGGTTGATCGCAGAAAAGATTTCTTCTATTCCATGAAGGGAAAAACTTCGGTCGAAGTATTGAAAAAAAGCAACCAAGCAATGGAAGACCAACTTATCAAGTTGGAGAATTTAGAAAAAGAAATCGGCTTTATGGAACGTTCTCCCGAGTTTCTTTCCACGATGAGAAAAGAATGGAATGGGCTCCACAAAATTCCGGACGCCAATCTTGATATCGACGTCGTTCTCAAATCCCACGAACCGATTTTTAAAGCTCTTATGGAGTATCAGGAATATATCGCACAAGATTCCAATCTGATATTGGATTCTTATCCTGAAACTTTTTACGTTCTTTCGGTTAACATTTTGTATATACCGAACATCATAAGCGACATGGCCCTCATTCGAGGAACCGGTTATCAATTATTGGAACAAAAAAATCCAAACTTTTA
This is a stretch of genomic DNA from Leptospira tipperaryensis. It encodes these proteins:
- a CDS encoding pectin acetylesterase-family hydrolase, which gives rise to MNKKILWAMAFCLVFTSGACKKNDENEDEKILGLVVANFLYTPYEKITPTSGTISVAGAGYTNRAFNPSCTGIEGNTTFSLYRKKVATSNKKLLINFMGGGACWSGYNCFGTNTTTYFNALNVVPDQFVKIAFQGVMNAGNPSNPFKDYDVVFIPYCSGDLHIGSKDMTYTNPNTGAAAVIKHRGYDNVLATLKFIQTEYSGVENVFVTGQSAGGYGALLNYPIVRETVRGLNASVKVNMLSDASNGIVPAGFFTNLSTQWGADPNLPTWVTGIAGNYLTGGGASIQDFFTKVSTFYSTDKTGQYAALFDGNQRFFYKVMNIINAAPTYSDAKATDPYDSSKTYSALFGDTDGSTVPDGTPASTDGATCGWSQQAVTSMNGISGGATNYSYYIAPGDVHTITTSEDMYGVNAGGTNFVTWLTTLASGTKPGNAKCSNSGGSCVNSNFNKSKINLALGVATSDQSYGNAKDLLTTCGTITGL
- the lon gene encoding endopeptidase La yields the protein MEPLEDLSGIDDNLIVPLDSILPPELFLIPIKSRPVFPGIITPLIVPSGKFAKAVEESLKGNSFLGLVLLKDEENEKETSENIYQFGVVAKILKKVHLPDGAVNILINTVRRFKINSYMSNDPLVAKVMYPEEEPGAPKNTIKAMMRTLLVMTRELAQNNPLFTEEMKLTMLNVNEPGKMADFVCSILNLEKEEYQSVIESNVLKERIEKVLLFLKKEIELVSIQREISDQIQDKIDKQQRQFFLREQLKAIQNELGIKDDKFEKKYEKFLERLKTINADPEVIEEVTRELDKFSYADPNTGDYNVIRNYLDILESLPWESAPSREIDLDKAKRTLDRDHYKLEDVKDRILEFLAVKKLKADEKGTILLLVGPPGVGKTSIAKSIAEAMGRKFFRFSVGGMRDEAEIKGHRRTYIGSMPGKIISALRITKEKDCVILLDEIDKLAVGIQGDPASALLEVLDPEQNKNFRDHYLDLPFDISNVFFIATANTLDSISRILLDRMEIINLSGYITDEKVQIFQKYLWKKVLTKNGVAPYGIDFEKKAIVALIDSYSRESGVRGLEKVTDKLVRKIAMRIVKKEPFPKVIHEKDLETFLGVPKFTDERMVKALVPGTALGLAWTSVGGATLLIEALFVKGKGGILLTGMIGKTMEESSSIALSYIKNFLNRDDLFADRLVHLHVPDGATPKDGPSAGITMATAILSLALGIRVKPGFGMTGEITLTGEVLAIGGLREKIVAAKRVGVHKIIYPKDNLQHLEEIPDYVKKGMSFFPVSRFEEVAKLMFDEKVLLKANPLLENALKAKAEPIGKAAKKKKTAVKKSSPSKKKTGARKKKK
- a CDS encoding DegT/DnrJ/EryC1/StrS family aminotransferase, whose amino-acid sequence is MGVPFIDIKRFEPGLLEEWEEKVKVLSKNASFIGGEEVSLLEKNLATYAQTKYSIACANGTDALQLALRALGVGKGDAVLLPDSTFWATFEAVVNVGADPYTVDTNPDDLQMDFAEFEKAVEKVKPKAAMIVHLYGWGSSKIEDFRKLCKSKGIPLLEDGAQCFGVKYKGESLYKDAVISTTSFYPAKVLGGAGDGGAVFTNDEELANKVRMLSNHGRISHYAYGDVGWNSRLDTLQAAFLNINLKHLEARIKSRRVAAQKYYEILPSLGIQVIHPPKDYEENGYCNVTLSTPEERPNIQEVLKEKGIGFGNIYPGAMSDQPGAKPYIKGKFGEKHLTGRICASVLNYPLFPYMKEEELEEVFAAIREFNSRKK
- a CDS encoding Dps family protein; the encoded protein is MNIDIGITEKNRDTINTGLQKLLADTYILYFKTHSYHWNVTGPQFNTLHLMFQTQYNELWLSIDLIAERIRSLGFFAPSSSHQLGKLTSIHEEGGVPNAEDMIRHLVAGHETVIRTARALLPAADEGGDEVTLDLLTQRLEVHEKTAWMLRSMLEVRNP